A genomic segment from Janibacter sp. DB-40 encodes:
- a CDS encoding IS5 family transposase, producing the protein MPVLPGFIADPLWEQFRALLPERNINHPLGCHRPRIPDRVVFDKLLARLVLGGTYQQHADETCSATTMRARRDEWIRAGVFERLHHLALEAYDQAVGLDLDNLVVDGCIVKAPCGGENTGRSPVDRGKSGLKRSVLVDGGGIPIGWVLAGANRNDSPLLRPTLETLAVFGFRLPEVMTVHLDAGYDSARTRDLLSELGCTPNITPKGVFLPINHTRRWVVERTNSWHNRGFSALARVTDRQGCVQNAWVALASAIIIIRRLVRQSWKRYRWDSRPARCP; encoded by the coding sequence GTGCCCGTCCTGCCCGGCTTCATCGCCGACCCTCTGTGGGAACAGTTCCGAGCCCTGCTGCCCGAACGCAACATCAACCACCCTTTGGGGTGTCACCGCCCGCGCATCCCAGACCGGGTCGTCTTTGACAAGCTTCTGGCCCGCCTCGTCCTGGGAGGTACCTACCAGCAGCACGCCGATGAGACCTGCTCGGCGACCACGATGCGAGCCCGCCGGGACGAGTGGATCCGTGCCGGCGTGTTCGAGCGGCTCCACCACCTGGCGCTGGAAGCCTACGACCAGGCTGTCGGCCTCGACCTGGACAACCTCGTGGTCGACGGATGCATCGTCAAGGCACCGTGCGGAGGAGAGAACACCGGCCGCAGCCCTGTCGACCGCGGCAAATCGGGTCTCAAGAGATCGGTGCTCGTGGACGGCGGCGGGATTCCGATCGGATGGGTGCTGGCCGGGGCCAACAGGAACGACTCTCCGCTCCTGCGTCCGACGCTAGAGACCCTCGCCGTGTTCGGATTCAGGCTTCCTGAGGTCATGACGGTTCACCTGGATGCGGGCTATGACTCGGCTCGGACCCGGGATCTTCTCTCCGAGCTGGGCTGCACCCCGAACATCACTCCCAAGGGGGTATTTCTGCCTATCAACCACACTCGTCGATGGGTCGTCGAGCGGACCAACTCATGGCACAACAGAGGGTTCTCGGCGCTGGCGAGGGTGACCGACCGGCAAGGGTGCGTGCAGAACGCCTGGGTGGCGCTGGCCAGCGCGATCATCATCATCCGCCGCCTGGTCCGGCAGTCCTGGAAGCGCTACCGGTGGGACTCTCGTCCTGCCCGGTGCCCCTGA
- a CDS encoding AAA family ATPase, protein MSPRIEELSVKNLRSIGGESVTIRFPETGALVLLGENNAGKSNITRALDLLFGDYWPGTRRLEEHDFHGRDSDGIAVEVGAAVSGIACPYCSGGEVEYFSWVYDTQNTGQDGNPVQYRFRCKNTYCTKSWPNSAMRSVLSAAVLDADRRLAYQFSYASKYTMLSKLMHRFHERLLYDPERKIQLARIFDGLLEEFSSVPEFAKFKDLLAETAEEFGQNLPYRLDVDFSAYDPSNFFRSLRIHPTLDGEVRSFDELGTGQSQILALAFAYAYAVAYGQSEGTVLVIDEPEANLHPLAQQWLATRLNRLAAPGLQVVVTTHSPHFVDLARPENLVMVSKDGSGATQVVQRSVDELAAVLVRRGADPDKTLPETVGPFYAAGATTEIVSGLFARRCVLVEGRTESLALPELLRARGLDVLREGVAVVSVEGIGNIAKWHRLYTALGIECFCMFDTDSDKGSDAQLLAKRLDIATALDSEGDPAEAATVLGDPLYVGQGYATLDPNFEGGMKALFGDAWTRLHDEAVASVGESKPLRARYAAHRLADFDFTGSPGERIDALVRAIRGEGLVDGPDGDGQNDSLPDSILSKTYVSDWRAPDDPPF, encoded by the coding sequence GTGTCGCCACGGATCGAGGAACTGAGCGTCAAGAACCTGCGTTCGATAGGGGGCGAGAGTGTGACGATTCGCTTCCCTGAGACCGGCGCCTTGGTGCTGTTGGGCGAGAATAACGCCGGCAAGAGCAATATCACCCGCGCCCTGGACTTACTTTTTGGGGACTACTGGCCAGGGACGCGACGGTTGGAGGAGCACGATTTTCACGGGCGTGATAGTGATGGCATCGCGGTCGAGGTCGGCGCCGCAGTGTCTGGCATTGCGTGCCCGTATTGCTCCGGAGGCGAGGTTGAGTACTTCAGTTGGGTCTACGACACCCAAAACACCGGGCAGGACGGCAACCCTGTCCAATACCGCTTCAGGTGCAAGAACACCTACTGCACAAAGTCTTGGCCGAACAGCGCCATGAGGTCGGTGCTCTCGGCCGCCGTCCTCGACGCCGACCGGCGGCTGGCCTACCAGTTCAGCTACGCGAGCAAGTACACAATGCTCTCTAAGCTCATGCACCGGTTCCACGAGCGGCTGCTCTACGACCCAGAGCGGAAGATACAGCTTGCCAGGATCTTCGATGGCCTGCTTGAAGAGTTCAGCTCAGTTCCGGAGTTCGCCAAGTTTAAGGACTTGCTTGCGGAGACGGCTGAAGAGTTTGGCCAGAACCTGCCCTACAGGCTAGATGTCGACTTTAGCGCCTATGACCCAAGCAACTTCTTTCGTTCACTCCGAATCCACCCCACCCTCGATGGAGAGGTGAGGAGTTTCGACGAGCTCGGGACCGGTCAATCGCAGATTCTCGCGTTGGCGTTCGCCTACGCCTACGCGGTGGCCTATGGGCAATCGGAGGGCACGGTGCTTGTGATCGATGAGCCGGAGGCTAATCTGCATCCGCTGGCGCAGCAGTGGCTGGCGACGAGGCTGAACCGCCTGGCGGCACCCGGGCTCCAGGTGGTGGTGACGACCCACTCGCCGCACTTCGTCGACCTGGCCAGGCCGGAAAATCTGGTGATGGTAAGCAAGGACGGGAGCGGCGCGACCCAGGTGGTGCAGAGGTCCGTTGACGAGCTGGCGGCAGTCTTGGTCAGGCGGGGTGCGGACCCGGACAAGACGCTGCCTGAGACGGTTGGGCCGTTTTACGCGGCCGGCGCGACGACGGAGATCGTCAGCGGCCTCTTCGCGAGGCGCTGCGTCCTTGTCGAGGGGAGGACGGAGTCCTTGGCGTTGCCCGAGTTGCTCAGGGCCCGCGGTCTCGACGTCCTCAGGGAGGGTGTTGCTGTGGTCTCGGTTGAGGGCATCGGCAACATTGCCAAGTGGCACCGTCTTTACACCGCCCTCGGCATTGAGTGCTTCTGCATGTTCGACACCGACTCCGACAAGGGCAGCGACGCGCAACTGCTCGCCAAGCGGCTGGATATTGCTACGGCGCTAGATTCGGAGGGAGACCCCGCGGAGGCCGCGACGGTTCTGGGCGATCCTCTCTATGTTGGCCAAGGATATGCCACCCTCGACCCGAACTTCGAGGGTGGCATGAAGGCGCTGTTCGGCGACGCGTGGACACGGCTACACGACGAGGCTGTCGCCTCCGTCGGCGAGTCGAAACCGCTTCGCGCGAGGTACGCTGCGCACCGCTTGGCCGACTTCGACTTCACGGGCAGCCCCGGCGAACGAATTGACGCGCTCGTCCGAGCAATCCGCGGCGAGGGATTGGTCGACGGTCCCGACGGGGACGGGCAGAACGACTCCTTGCCGGACAGCATCCTTAGCAAAACGTACGTTTCCGACTGGCGGGCACCGGACGACCCCCCGTTCTGA
- the pstS gene encoding phosphate ABC transporter substrate-binding protein PstS, with product MLTATAAVAVCFSIASCTPPNERSSGGGGVSGSLSGAGSSAQAAAVDAWKQGFLGANPDATVNYDPIGSGGGREQFASGAVPWAGSDAYLADEELAAAQERCGGKGNLIEIPAYISPIALPYNIPGVDDLQLSPEAMAKIFNQKITTWDHEAIAKENPDVDLPSTPITVVNRSDESGTTENFVDYLSVAAGDAWPHEVSGNWPVSGGTAAKGNTGVVQSIEAADGSIGYADVSQIGDLDAAKVQVGEGWVEPSPEAAAKILDASTQVDGRGQFDYATEIERETTEAGTYPIVLASYELACTQYEDAETATLVQAWLSYVVSDEGQQASAETAGSAPISDDTRTKANAAIEAISAQ from the coding sequence GTGCTGACCGCAACCGCTGCCGTGGCCGTCTGCTTCTCAATCGCCTCCTGCACCCCACCCAACGAGAGAAGTTCCGGTGGGGGCGGAGTTTCCGGCTCGCTCTCCGGCGCCGGATCGTCCGCACAGGCCGCCGCCGTCGACGCCTGGAAGCAGGGCTTCCTCGGGGCCAACCCGGACGCCACGGTCAACTACGATCCGATCGGCTCGGGCGGTGGCCGCGAGCAGTTCGCCTCCGGCGCCGTGCCGTGGGCGGGCTCGGACGCCTACCTCGCCGACGAGGAGCTCGCGGCTGCGCAGGAGCGGTGCGGCGGCAAGGGCAACCTCATCGAGATCCCCGCCTACATCTCGCCGATCGCCCTGCCGTACAACATCCCGGGCGTAGACGACCTGCAGCTCTCTCCCGAGGCCATGGCCAAGATCTTCAACCAGAAGATCACGACCTGGGACCATGAGGCGATTGCCAAGGAGAACCCGGACGTCGACCTACCGTCGACGCCGATCACGGTGGTCAACCGCTCCGACGAGTCGGGCACCACCGAGAACTTCGTCGACTACCTCTCCGTGGCTGCGGGCGACGCCTGGCCGCACGAGGTCTCTGGCAACTGGCCGGTCTCCGGCGGCACCGCCGCCAAGGGCAACACCGGTGTCGTCCAGTCCATCGAGGCCGCCGACGGCTCCATCGGCTACGCGGACGTCTCCCAGATCGGCGACCTCGACGCCGCGAAGGTCCAGGTCGGCGAGGGCTGGGTCGAGCCCAGCCCCGAGGCCGCCGCCAAGATCCTCGATGCCTCGACCCAGGTCGACGGGCGTGGCCAGTTCGACTACGCCACCGAGATCGAGCGCGAGACCACGGAGGCGGGCACCTACCCGATCGTCCTGGCCTCCTACGAGCTGGCCTGCACCCAGTACGAGGACGCTGAGACCGCCACGCTCGTGCAGGCGTGGCTGTCGTACGTCGTCAGCGACGAGGGTCAGCAGGCCTCCGCCGAGACGGCCGGTTCGGCCCCGATCAGCGACGACACGCGGACGAAGGCCAACGCTGCCATCGAGGCGATCTCTGCACAGTGA
- a CDS encoding FAD-dependent oxidoreductase codes for MSHHDVVVIGGGNAGLSLAAKVVRDGARDVAIVESEPVHRYRPMLNYVASGEARMRDLERPAATVMPGGATWIQDRVVSCDPDGPSVTTQGRQTIGCRTLVIATGLEEDWDATPGLREAYGAGWAGSSFLVESAPRVWPALRDLTSGRVVFSVPPEPAPCAATALKPLFMACDHWRRQGVLQDLEVHLVLPGPTPVGVPTADPHLEEALTAYGVHVVRDARVTAAGARAVTVTTRQGEAVLDDLAYAHVVPTYRAPDWIAEAGLADGGGAGLVDVDHATMRHRRHHAIWSLGDVAGLGIRPSGGALRKQVGVLAANILASRAEDFEHYDGYTVMPITVARHTLSLVEIDRDGRSAPSVPALDLVKPRRLTWAVDRYALPVTYFRRILRGKV; via the coding sequence AGCCCGTACACCGATACCGGCCGATGCTCAACTACGTCGCCAGCGGTGAGGCGAGGATGCGTGACCTGGAGCGGCCCGCCGCCACGGTGATGCCCGGTGGGGCCACGTGGATCCAGGACCGGGTCGTCTCCTGCGACCCCGACGGACCGAGCGTGACGACGCAGGGCCGCCAGACGATCGGCTGCAGGACATTGGTCATCGCCACCGGACTCGAGGAGGACTGGGACGCCACCCCGGGGCTGCGCGAGGCGTATGGCGCGGGCTGGGCCGGGTCAAGCTTCCTCGTAGAGAGCGCCCCGAGGGTGTGGCCCGCGCTGCGGGACCTGACCAGCGGCCGCGTGGTGTTCTCGGTGCCTCCCGAGCCGGCCCCCTGTGCGGCGACCGCCCTCAAGCCGCTGTTCATGGCGTGCGACCACTGGCGACGGCAGGGCGTGCTGCAGGATCTCGAGGTCCACCTCGTGCTTCCCGGGCCCACACCCGTGGGCGTGCCCACGGCGGACCCGCACCTCGAGGAGGCGCTCACGGCATACGGCGTGCACGTGGTGCGCGATGCGCGCGTGACCGCAGCGGGCGCGCGAGCCGTGACCGTGACGACTCGCCAGGGGGAGGCGGTCCTCGATGACCTCGCCTACGCGCACGTCGTGCCCACCTATCGCGCCCCCGACTGGATCGCGGAAGCCGGGCTGGCCGACGGGGGCGGGGCCGGCCTGGTCGACGTCGACCACGCGACCATGCGCCACCGCCGCCACCACGCGATCTGGTCACTGGGTGATGTTGCCGGCCTGGGCATCAGGCCCTCGGGAGGTGCCCTGCGCAAGCAGGTGGGGGTGCTTGCGGCGAACATCCTCGCGAGCCGTGCCGAGGACTTCGAGCACTACGACGGCTACACCGTCATGCCGATCACCGTCGCCCGGCACACGCTCTCCCTCGTCGAGATCGATCGCGACGGGAGATCCGCGCCGTCCGTCCCGGCGCTCGACCTCGTCAAGCCACGGCGGCTGACATGGGCCGTGGACCGGTACGCGCTTCCGGTGACCTACTTCAGACGGATCCTGCGAGGCAAGGTGTGA
- a CDS encoding restriction endonuclease subunit S yields the protein MNTKQHLGVAAAVRRDFPNLYLPDRLWSITFNGADHRYIDWWTKTEQYRSQVEAASVGTSSSMQNISQGDFREIRIDMPDLSAQRAIADYLDRETARIDTLIEEQQRLIEMLRERRAALISHSVLGHASERTQLRRLVDVIDCAHVTAEFVDGDERFPVASIRECQGAAVDLSSCSYTTPEFFEHLRSGSRGPRAGDLLFIRNVSVGLVSIVTPDLPRFAIGQETVLLRRNSSVDPVYLRYALLGAEVQHAIESAMIGSTFRRINVSAIRALPVAAPPVDEQRRIAAYLDEETGKIDSLISETEKFIELSRERRAALITAAVTGQIDVREVA from the coding sequence ATGAACACGAAGCAGCACTTGGGGGTGGCGGCTGCCGTACGGCGTGACTTCCCGAACCTCTACTTGCCTGATCGCCTCTGGTCCATCACATTCAACGGTGCAGATCACCGCTACATCGACTGGTGGACGAAGACCGAGCAATATCGTTCACAGGTGGAGGCAGCGAGCGTTGGTACAAGCTCATCGATGCAGAACATTAGCCAGGGGGACTTTCGTGAGATCCGTATCGATATGCCAGATCTCAGTGCCCAGCGTGCAATCGCTGACTACCTCGACCGCGAGACTGCTCGCATCGACACGCTCATCGAGGAACAGCAGCGCCTGATCGAGATGCTCCGCGAGCGAAGGGCTGCTCTGATCTCCCATTCGGTACTCGGCCACGCGTCAGAGCGGACCCAACTTCGAAGGCTGGTCGATGTCATCGACTGCGCCCACGTAACGGCGGAGTTCGTCGATGGCGACGAACGCTTCCCCGTGGCAAGCATTCGCGAGTGTCAGGGCGCGGCCGTCGACTTGTCGTCATGCTCGTATACGACACCGGAGTTCTTCGAACACTTGCGAAGCGGAAGCCGAGGGCCGCGAGCCGGTGACCTTCTCTTCATCCGTAATGTCTCCGTCGGGCTTGTCTCCATCGTCACTCCAGATCTCCCAAGGTTCGCGATCGGCCAGGAGACGGTCCTGCTCCGGCGAAATTCGTCTGTGGACCCCGTGTACCTGAGGTATGCATTGCTTGGGGCGGAAGTGCAACACGCAATTGAGAGCGCAATGATCGGCAGCACATTCCGAAGGATCAACGTGTCGGCCATCCGCGCCTTGCCGGTCGCCGCGCCACCCGTCGATGAGCAGCGCCGTATCGCGGCCTACTTGGATGAGGAGACAGGGAAGATCGACAGCCTCATTTCCGAGACTGAGAAGTTCATCGAGCTTTCTCGTGAGCGGCGGGCAGCGTTGATCACGGCTGCGGTGACGGGGCAGATCGACGTGCGAGAGGTGGCGTGA
- a CDS encoding type I restriction endonuclease: MADHNEVVFESEICAYLEAQGWLYAKNDKDYDRERALFPEDLFAWLEETQPAPFAKALKAAGSEAKFLDVLTTALDKPLEHGGGMLNILRNGVHFIGGGRLKMAQFRPETSLNQTTVEQYAAMRVRVMRQVHFSTADQRSIDLVFFVNGLPVATVELKTDFTQSLDEAVNQYKKDRHPITNGRVEPLLSFGRRALVHFAVSNDLAAMTTRLEGEKTHFLPFNTGNEGGAGNPPAADGKSSTAYLWERVWEKRAWLNIIGRLMIVETKEEWDVATGTSLRRTSMLFPRFHQWEAVTNIAAAIAEEGVGQRYLIEHSAGSGKTNTIAWTAHRLARMHIDDVKVFDSVIVVVDRTVLDGQLQDAIRQIDGGGKIVATISPEDVRKAGATSKSSLLAQALRNGELIIAVTVQTFPYALDEIRKDSALKGKKFAVIADEAHSSQSGQVSAKLKAVLTAEEVKDIEEGGQVDVESVLAAEMGERAESPNISYLAFTATPKNKTLELFGRTGVDGKRVEFHLYSMKQAIEEGYILDVLKGYQSYDTALKIAGKANTTGEGEVEEGTARKGLMRWVQLHPTNISQKVQIIVEHFHANVAHLLEGKAKAMVVTDSRRSAVKYKKAIDAFIAKRAAEDASYNYRTLVAFSGGVTMDENEVWTVEWGPAPTKDDEFTEANMNPGAGSDLAAAFKGDTYKIMTVANKFQTGFDQPLLSAMYVDKRLSGVTAVQTLSRLNRTHRTASGEQKRKTFVIDFVNKPEDIRSSFEPYFKGAALETETDPYVVVHLANKLAHAGIFTEDEVRKTAELWVTRKGNSALSAAVAPAKTAFQKRYEKALETDDKVVLNELDLFRKDVSTYVRLYDFMSQIIDYGDPYMEMLSIYLRLLERVIKDESWSAEVDLSDVVLVGVKHNKATAADISLTGDGELKGIGAAGTGAKKDPKYVALQVVIDKMNDLFGAESFAESQIREFVNGLVERLMADPDLVNQTKVNSKKQFMESQDFQAAVTEAVVENQDAHNTMADYFFSDGPGAHGVVVALADAFYETAKSDTSSGSNQVSN; this comes from the coding sequence ATGGCTGACCACAACGAGGTGGTCTTCGAGTCCGAGATCTGTGCGTACCTCGAGGCCCAGGGCTGGCTGTATGCGAAGAACGACAAGGATTATGACCGGGAGCGGGCGCTGTTCCCGGAGGACCTCTTCGCGTGGCTGGAGGAGACGCAGCCGGCTCCCTTCGCCAAGGCGTTGAAGGCTGCGGGCTCGGAGGCGAAGTTCCTCGACGTGCTGACCACGGCGCTGGACAAGCCGCTCGAGCACGGTGGCGGGATGCTCAACATCCTGCGCAACGGAGTGCACTTCATCGGTGGTGGCCGGTTGAAGATGGCCCAGTTCCGTCCCGAGACGTCCCTGAACCAGACGACGGTCGAGCAGTACGCCGCGATGCGGGTTCGGGTGATGCGTCAGGTGCACTTCTCGACCGCGGACCAGCGCAGCATCGACCTAGTCTTCTTCGTCAACGGTCTGCCGGTGGCGACTGTGGAGCTGAAGACCGACTTCACGCAGTCGCTCGACGAGGCGGTCAACCAGTACAAGAAGGACCGCCACCCGATCACCAACGGACGGGTCGAGCCGCTGCTGTCCTTCGGTCGCCGGGCGTTGGTGCACTTCGCGGTCTCCAACGACCTGGCCGCGATGACCACGCGGCTGGAGGGCGAGAAGACGCACTTCCTCCCCTTCAACACGGGCAACGAAGGTGGAGCCGGCAACCCGCCGGCCGCGGACGGCAAGTCTTCGACGGCATATCTGTGGGAGCGGGTGTGGGAGAAGCGCGCCTGGCTGAACATCATCGGCCGACTGATGATCGTCGAGACCAAGGAGGAATGGGACGTGGCGACGGGGACCTCCCTTCGCCGCACGTCGATGCTCTTCCCCCGCTTCCACCAGTGGGAGGCCGTCACCAACATCGCCGCCGCCATCGCGGAGGAAGGGGTGGGGCAGCGGTACCTCATCGAGCACTCCGCGGGGTCGGGCAAGACGAACACGATCGCGTGGACCGCTCACCGGCTGGCGCGGATGCACATCGACGACGTAAAGGTCTTCGACTCGGTGATCGTCGTCGTCGACCGCACGGTGCTCGACGGTCAGCTGCAGGACGCGATCCGGCAGATCGACGGTGGCGGGAAGATCGTGGCGACGATCAGCCCGGAGGACGTGCGCAAGGCCGGGGCGACGTCGAAGTCGAGCCTGCTGGCCCAGGCGTTGAGGAACGGTGAGCTGATCATTGCGGTGACGGTGCAGACCTTCCCGTACGCGCTGGATGAGATCCGCAAGGACTCGGCGCTGAAGGGCAAGAAGTTCGCCGTCATCGCCGACGAGGCGCACTCTTCGCAGTCCGGGCAGGTCTCGGCCAAGCTCAAGGCGGTGCTCACCGCGGAGGAGGTCAAGGACATCGAGGAGGGTGGGCAGGTCGACGTCGAGTCGGTCCTGGCCGCGGAGATGGGGGAGAGGGCGGAGTCGCCGAACATCTCCTATCTGGCCTTCACCGCGACGCCGAAGAACAAGACGCTGGAGCTGTTTGGCCGCACGGGAGTCGACGGTAAGCGGGTGGAGTTTCACCTGTACTCGATGAAGCAGGCCATCGAGGAGGGGTACATCCTCGACGTGCTCAAGGGGTACCAGTCCTACGACACCGCGCTGAAGATCGCCGGCAAGGCCAACACGACCGGCGAAGGGGAGGTCGAGGAAGGGACTGCGCGTAAGGGGCTGATGCGGTGGGTGCAGCTGCACCCGACGAATATCAGCCAGAAGGTGCAGATCATCGTCGAGCACTTCCACGCCAACGTCGCGCACCTGCTCGAGGGCAAGGCCAAGGCGATGGTCGTGACGGACTCGCGAAGGTCGGCGGTGAAGTACAAGAAGGCGATCGATGCCTTCATCGCCAAGCGTGCCGCGGAGGATGCCTCGTACAACTACCGCACGCTTGTCGCCTTCTCCGGTGGGGTGACGATGGACGAGAACGAGGTGTGGACCGTCGAGTGGGGGCCGGCGCCGACCAAGGACGACGAGTTCACCGAGGCCAACATGAACCCCGGCGCGGGTAGTGATCTTGCGGCAGCGTTCAAGGGCGACACGTACAAGATCATGACGGTCGCCAACAAGTTCCAAACCGGCTTCGACCAGCCGCTGCTGTCGGCGATGTACGTCGACAAGCGCCTGTCCGGGGTGACCGCGGTGCAGACCTTGTCGCGACTGAACCGCACGCACCGTACGGCCAGTGGGGAGCAGAAGCGCAAGACCTTCGTCATCGACTTCGTCAACAAGCCCGAGGACATCCGCTCCTCGTTCGAGCCCTACTTCAAGGGCGCGGCCCTCGAGACCGAGACCGACCCGTACGTCGTGGTGCATCTGGCGAACAAGCTGGCGCACGCGGGGATCTTCACCGAGGACGAGGTCCGCAAGACCGCCGAGCTGTGGGTGACGCGCAAGGGCAACAGCGCGCTGTCCGCTGCGGTGGCACCGGCCAAGACCGCATTCCAGAAGCGCTACGAGAAGGCCCTCGAAACCGACGACAAGGTGGTGCTCAACGAGCTCGACCTCTTCCGCAAGGACGTCTCCACGTACGTGCGTCTCTACGACTTCATGAGCCAGATCATCGACTACGGCGACCCGTACATGGAGATGCTCTCGATCTACCTGCGGCTGCTGGAGCGGGTCATCAAGGACGAGTCCTGGTCTGCTGAGGTGGACCTGTCCGACGTGGTGCTGGTCGGAGTGAAGCACAACAAGGCCACTGCGGCCGACATCTCCCTGACCGGCGATGGCGAGCTCAAGGGCATCGGCGCTGCCGGAACTGGCGCGAAGAAGGACCCGAAGTACGTCGCGCTCCAGGTGGTCATCGACAAGATGAACGACCTCTTCGGGGCAGAGTCCTTCGCCGAATCGCAGATCCGTGAGTTCGTCAACGGGCTCGTCGAGCGCCTGATGGCGGACCCCGACCTGGTGAACCAGACGAAGGTGAACTCGAAGAAGCAGTTCATGGAGTCGCAGGACTTCCAAGCCGCCGTCACGGAGGCGGTCGTGGAGAACCAAGATGCCCACAACACCATGGCCGACTACTTCTTCAGCGACGGGCCCGGGGCTCACGGCGTGGTTGTGGCGCTGGCTGATGCCTTTTACGAGACCGCGAAAAGCGACACCAGTAGCGGTTCAAACCAGGTCAGCAATTGA
- a CDS encoding MFS transporter, which translates to MSMLQFFIAVDVTVVNIALPSIGADLGVGGHSLTWVVVGYTITGGGLLMLGGRLGDLLGRRRTLLVGTSVFGAASLLAGLAPSFPVLVAARLLQGAGEAVALPAAMATIVLLFPEGPRRSRALSVWAAVASCGLVLGFALSGIITAHLGWRWVFLVSVPFILVVIVAALLLVPADRPASGGRCRLDLPGSLLLTACPLLFVYAAVEAGEPATGLWVSGVALVCAVLAAAGFVRVESRSPNPLVPLTFFADRARLRANLTTMLLSGALSTSFLLFTFYLQDRLGIGPLGAGLTMLPLAVALIVASVLVPRLLGHWGARACVLVGLAAAAGAMGVVALVAVLGGGAVWLLPAMLLIAAGMGFGLVGLQYIAVSGTTEEDAGIASGVQRASDQLGGAAGVAVYVGLGFAPALHSGDPFVVAAVLAVIGLVVGAVVISRSPSTAAGQPQVG; encoded by the coding sequence ATGTCGATGCTGCAGTTCTTCATCGCGGTCGACGTGACCGTGGTCAACATCGCGCTGCCCTCGATCGGCGCGGACCTCGGCGTCGGGGGACACTCCCTGACCTGGGTCGTGGTCGGCTACACCATCACCGGCGGAGGGCTGCTGATGCTCGGCGGTCGGCTCGGTGACCTTCTCGGCCGCCGCCGCACCCTCCTGGTCGGCACGAGCGTCTTCGGCGCGGCCTCCCTGCTGGCTGGCCTGGCCCCGTCCTTTCCGGTCCTGGTCGCGGCCCGCCTGCTCCAGGGCGCGGGCGAGGCTGTCGCGCTGCCCGCGGCGATGGCGACCATCGTGCTGCTCTTCCCCGAGGGGCCGCGCCGCTCACGGGCCCTGAGCGTGTGGGCGGCCGTGGCCAGCTGCGGCCTGGTTCTCGGGTTCGCCCTGTCAGGGATCATCACCGCCCACCTGGGCTGGCGCTGGGTCTTCCTGGTCTCGGTGCCCTTCATCCTGGTCGTGATCGTGGCCGCGCTGCTCCTGGTACCGGCCGACCGGCCCGCGTCCGGGGGACGGTGCCGCTTGGACCTTCCCGGTTCGCTCCTGCTGACCGCGTGCCCGCTGCTGTTCGTCTACGCCGCGGTCGAGGCGGGCGAGCCTGCCACCGGCCTGTGGGTCAGCGGGGTCGCGCTGGTGTGCGCGGTGCTGGCTGCTGCCGGGTTCGTGCGGGTCGAGTCGAGGTCGCCGAACCCGCTGGTCCCGCTGACCTTCTTCGCCGATCGGGCCCGGCTGCGGGCGAACCTGACGACGATGCTGCTCAGCGGTGCGTTGTCGACCTCGTTCCTGCTGTTCACGTTCTACCTGCAGGACAGGCTCGGTATCGGGCCTCTGGGGGCAGGCCTGACGATGCTGCCCCTGGCCGTGGCGCTGATCGTGGCCTCGGTGCTCGTGCCTCGGCTGCTGGGACACTGGGGCGCACGCGCCTGCGTGCTGGTCGGCCTGGCAGCGGCTGCCGGCGCGATGGGCGTGGTCGCGCTCGTGGCCGTCCTGGGTGGTGGAGCGGTGTGGCTGCTCCCGGCGATGCTACTGATCGCAGCGGGCATGGGCTTCGGGCTCGTGGGTCTGCAGTACATCGCAGTCAGCGGCACCACCGAGGAGGACGCCGGGATCGCCTCCGGCGTCCAGCGAGCATCTGACCAGCTCGGCGGAGCAGCCGGGGTGGCCGTCTACGTCGGCCTCGGGTTCGCACCGGCCCTGCACTCCGGGGACCCGTTCGTGGTCGCTGCGGTGCTCGCCGTTATCGGGCTGGTCGTCGGTGCCGTGGTCATCTCCCGCTCGCCGTCCACCGCGGCGGGGCAGCCGCAGGTCGGGTAG